Proteins encoded in a region of the Diospyros lotus cultivar Yz01 chromosome 9, ASM1463336v1, whole genome shotgun sequence genome:
- the LOC127810346 gene encoding cell division control protein 2 homolog, translating to MDDKYELMENIGEGAFGMVYKCRDSLTTKTLALKRIFIRDEHGVPSSVIREVSLLKELDHINIVSIVESLMIKHALDKGYPYNSLIMPLSTRLLDIRTNLEYVDLVFERLDLDLRQFMESHPEVAKDPRTIKSFMYQILSGVSYCHSHKILHRDLKPQNLLVDLNNKIVKLADFGLGRAFGVPLRSYSHNVGTLPYMAPELLLDLKYSTPIDLWSAGCIFAEMVTQKPLFTGSGGVITMLDMFSIFGIPNEATWPGVTSQTDFISTATELQFHSNTKNLADFVPGLEPAGLDLLSKMLCMNPSSRITAHEALKHPYFRDLETSA from the exons ATGGATGATAAG TATGAGCTGATGGAGAATATTGGGGAAGGTGCCTTTGGCATGGTCTATAAATGCCGTGATTCCTTGACCACTAAGACTCTAGCTTTGAAGAGAATTTTTATTCGAGATGAGCATGGAGTGCCTAGCTCAGTGATAAGAGAAGTTTCACTTTTGAAGGAACTGGATCACATTAACATAGTCAG CATTGTAGAATCACTAATGATTAAACATGCTCTCGACAAGGGATATCCATACAATTCTCTCATAATGCCCCTTTCTACTAG GCTGTTAGATATTCGGACCAATTTGGAATATGTCGATCTTGTCTTCGAGCGTCTAGACCTAGACCTAAGGCAATTCATGGAATCCCATCCAGAGGTTGCAAAGGATCCGCGTACGATAAAG AGCTTTATGTATCAGATTCTGAGTGGAGTAAGCTATTGCCATTCTCACAAAATTTTGCATCGAGATCTTAAACCTCAGAATTTGCTTGTGGATCTGAATAACAAAATAGTGAAGCTTGCTGACTTTGGGCTGGGCAGGGCATTTGGCGTTCCTCTCAGGAGTTATTCCCACAAT GTGGGAACTCTACCATACATGGCACCGGAACTGCTGCTCGATTTGAAATACTCTACCCCCATTGATCTATGGTCTGCTGGCTGTATATTTGCAGAGATGGTAACCCAGAAGCCTCTCTTCACGGGAAGTGGCGGAGTTATCACAATGCTGGACATGTTCAG CATCTTTGGAATCCCAAACGAGGCAACATGGCCTGGAGTGACTTCGCAGACTGATTTCATTTCCACCGCGACTGAGTTGCAG TTCCACTCGAATACCAAAAATCTTGCCGACTTTGTCCCTGGTCTAGAGCCTGCTGGATTAGATCTCCTTTCT AAAATGCTGTGTATGAATCCAAGCAGCAGAATTACAGCTCATGAGGCACTCAAGCATCCGTACTTCAGAGATCTTGAAACTAGTGCTTGA
- the LOC127810178 gene encoding protein NRT1/ PTR FAMILY 8.3-like, translating into MGTLEEERLEERLLLEGGIPLGESNGLYTGDGSVDLKGQPALKSNTGNWRACPFILGTECCERLAYYGIATNLVTYLTTKLHEGNVSAARNVSTWSGTCYLTPLIGAILADAYWGRYWTIAAFSTIYFIGMCTLTLSATVSALKPAECVDSICPSATPAQYMIFFSGLYLIALGTGGIKPCVSSFGADQFDDTDTKERVKKGSFFNWFYFSINLGALVSSSLIVWIQDDVGWGLGFGIPALFMGIAIVSFFSGTPLYRFQKPGGSPLTRVCQVLVASFHKWNVEVPGDSSLLYETPDKTSSIKGSRKLDHTDELKCLDKAAVILDAENQNGDFSNRWRLCTVTQVEELKILIRMFPIWATGIVFAAVYSQMGTMFIEQGMVMDRKIGSFSLPAASLSTFDVISVIFWVPVYDKFIVPIARKFTGKERGFSELERMGIGLFISIISMAAAALVEMKRLALAKEFGLVDEDVPVPLSIIWQIPQYALIGAAEVFTFIGQLQFFYDESPDGMRSLCSALSLLTTSLGSYLSSLILTVVTSITTEGGKVGWIPDNLNEGHLDYYFWLLAGLSFLNMVAYVFCAKIYKQKRAA; encoded by the exons ATGGGAACCCTGGAGGAAGAGAGATTGGAGGAGAGGCTACTGTTGGAGGGTGGGATTCCACTG GGTGAAAGTAATGGACTGTACACCGGAGATGGTTCTGTTGACCTTAAGGGACAGCCAGCGCTGAAGAGCAATACAGGAAATTGGAGAGCTTGCCCCTTTATTCTCG GCACTGAATGCTGCGAACGTTTGGCTTACTATGGGATTGCTACAAATCTTGTCACCTATCTTACCACAAAATTACATGAAGGAAATGTCTCTGCTGCAAGAAATGTTTCCACTTGGTCGGGAACTTGCTACCTAACCCCCCTTATTGGAGCTATCTTGGCAGATGCATACTGGGGAAGATACTGGACCATCGCTGCCTTCTCcactatttattttatt GGGATGTGCACATTGACCCTGTCAGCAACGGTTTCTGCACTTAAACCTGCTGAATGTGTTGACTCCATATGCCCTTCTGCCACTCCTGCTCAGTATATGATATTCTTTTCTGGGCTGTATCTGATTGCACTCGGAACTGGTGGGATCAAACCATGTGTTTCTTCCTTTGGGGCGGATCAGTTTGATGATACCGATACTAAAGAGAGGGTAAAGAAGGGCTCATTCTTTaattggttttatttttctatcaatttAGGTGCTCTTGTATCGAGTAGTTTAATTGTGTGGATTCAAGATGATGTTGGGTGGGGCCTAGGTTTTGGCATCCCTGCATTGTTTATGGGCATCGCTATTGTAAGTTTCTTTTCAGGCACTCCTTTGTATAGATTTCAGAAACCAGGGGGAAGCCCTCTTACAAGAGTGTGCCAAGTTTTGGTTGCATCATTCCACAAGTGGAATGTGGAAGTGCCTGGAGACAGCAGTCTCCTGTATGAAACGCCAGACAAGACCTCATCCATTAAGGGAAGCAGGAAACTGGACCATACAGATGAACTGAA GTGCCTAGACAAAGCTGCAGTAATTTTGGATGCTGAGAACCAGAATGGGGACTTCTCCAATCGCTGGAGGCTTTGCACTGTGACACAGGTGGAGGAACTGAAAATATTGATCCGGATGTTTCCAATTTGGGCCACTGGAATCGTCTTTGCTGCTGTTTATTCACAGATGGGTACAATGTTTATTGAGCAAGGGATGGTGATGGACCGAAAAATTGGCTCCTTCTCCCTTCCTGCGGCCTCTCTTTCAACGTTTGACGTGATCAGTGTGATATTCTGGGTGCCCGTCTACGACAAATTCATCGTACCCATTGCAAGAAAATTCACTGGCAAGGAGAGAGGCTTCTCAGAGTTAGAGAGGATGGGAATCGGCCTCTTCATCTCAATCATAAGCATGGCGGCTGCTGCTTTGGTGGAGATGAAGAGGTTGGCACTTGCCAAAGAATTCGGACTGGTTGATGAAGATGTTCCAGTGCCTCTTAGCATCATCTGGCAAATACCGCAGTATGCCTTGATTGGCGCTGCAGAAGTGTTCACATTCATCGGGCAGCTCCAGTTCTTCTATGACGAGTCGCCTGACGGCATGCGCAGCTTGTGTAGCGCACTATCCCTTCTGACGACTTCGCTGGGCAGTTACTTGAGCTCGTTGATTCTAACTGTAGTGACATCCATAACAACCGAGGGCGGGAAAGTTGGATGGATACCGGATAACCTGAACGAGGGTCATCTCGACTACTACTTCTGGCTTTTGGCGGGGCTGAGCTTCTTAAACATGGTGGCGTACGTCTTCTGTGCCAAAATCTATAAACAGAAAAGGGCTGCTTag
- the LOC127809131 gene encoding glutamate decarboxylase 1 has translation MVLSFSSSESDLSIHSTFASRYVRSSLPRFKLPEKSIPKEAAYQIINDELMLDGNPRLNLASFVTTWMEPECDKLMMAAINKNYVDMDEYPVTTDLQNRCVNMIAHLFNAPLEASETAVGVGTVGSSEAIMLAGLAFKRRWQNKRKAQGKPFDKPNIVTGANVQVCWEKFANYFEVELKEVKLREGYYVMDPVKAVELVDENTICVAAILGSTLNGEFEDVKLLNHLLLEKNKETGWDTPIHVDAASGGFIAPFLNPELEWDFRLPLVKSINVSGHKYGLVYAGIGWVVWRSKEDLPEELIFHINYLGADQPTFTLNFSKGSSQVIAQYYQLIRLGYEGYRNVMENCRENALVLKQGLEKTGKFNIVSKDDGVPLVAFSMKDNSRHNEFQVSEMLRRFGWIVPAYTMPADAQHITVLRVVIREDFSRTLAERLVLDITKVMHELEALPPAKKKTAAAAGEDDEKAIRNGKIGKKSPLETQREITDVWKKFVLARKAIC, from the exons ATGGTTCTCTCATTCAGTTCTTCCGAATCCGATCTCTCCATCCACTCCACTTTCGCCTCGCGCTACGTCCGTTCTTCCTTGCCAAG GTTTAAGCTGCCGGAGAAGTCGATTCCGAAGGAGGCGGCGTACCAGATCATAAACGACGAGCTGATGCTGGACGGCAACCCCAGGCTCAACTTGGCTTCCTTCGTCACAACGTGGATGGAGCCCGAGTGCGACAAGCTCATGATGGCCGCCATCAACAAGAACTACGTCGACATGGACGAGTACCCTGTTACCACCGATCTCCAG AACCGCTGTGTGAACATGATAGCCCATCTGTTTAACGCTCCACTGGAAGCGTCCGAGACGGCCGTCGGAGTGGGAACAGTTGGCTCGTCGGAGGCCATAATGCTGGCCGGACTTGCCTTCAAGAGGAGGTGGCAGAACAAGCGCAAGGCTCAGGGGAAGCCCTTTGACAAGCCCAACATTGTCACCGGAGCCAACGTCCAG GTATGCTGGGAGAAATTTGCAAACTACTTTGAAGTGGAGTTGAAGGAAGTGAAGCTAAGGGAAGGTTACTATGTAATGGACCCTGTGAAAGCTGTGGAGCTGGTGGATGAAAACACCATCTGCGTTGCTGCTATACTGGGCTCAACCCTCAATGGAGAGTTCGAAGATGTCAAGCTCCTCAACCATCTTCTGCTCGAGAAGAACAAGGAAACTGG ATGGGACACCCCGATTCATGTGGATGCAGCGAGTGGCGGATTCATAGCTCCATTTCTGAACCCAGAGCTGGAGTGGGATTTCAGGCTACCGTTGGTGAAGAGCATCAATGTGAGCGGGCACAAGTATGGGCTTGTGTATGCAGGCATTGGGTGGGTAGTTTGGAGAAGCAAAGAGGACTTGCCTGAAGAGCTCATCTTCCACATCAACTACCTTGGAGCTGATCAACCCACCTTCACCCTCAATTTCTCCAAAG GGTCTAGTCAAGTCATTGCTCAGTACTATCAGCTCATTCGCTTAGGATATGAG GGGTACCGGAATGTGATGGAGAACTGCCGGGAAAACGCTCTGGTGCTGAAACAGGGTCTGGAGAAGACTGGAAAATTCAACATAGTGTCCAAGGACGACGGCGTTCCCCTCGTGGCCTTCTCCATGAAGGACAACTCTCGCCACAACGAGTTCCAGGTTTCCGAGATGCTACGCCGCTTCGGCTGGATCGTCCCGGCCTACACCATGCCGGCCGACGCCCAGCACATCACGGTGCTCCGCGTCGTCATCCGGGAAGACTTCTCCCGCACCCTGGCGGAGCGCCTGGTGCTCGACATCACCAAGGTGATGCACGAGCTCGAGGCGCTGCCGCCGGCGAAGAAGAAGACGGCCGCCGCGGCCGGGGAAGATGATGAGAAGGCGATCAGGAACGGGAAAATCGGCAAGAAGAGTCCATTGGAGACGCAGAGGGAGATCACGGATGTCTGGAAGAAGTTCGTCTTGGCCAGGAAAGCGATTTGCTAG
- the LOC127810142 gene encoding non-specific lipid-transfer protein 1-like has product MAGSTMRTSFAALMLFLLASKLCFDVATAAGECGRTPIGEAAASLSPCLAAARNPGAKAPPPCCAKVSALIRTAPRCLCAVLLSPLAKQSGINPGVAISIPKRCGLKNRPVGKKCGRYTVP; this is encoded by the exons ATGGCAGGCTCTACGATGAGAACCAGCTTCGCCGCTTTGATGCTTTTCCTGTTGGCTTCGAAGCTTTGCTTCGACGTGGCCACGGCGGCCGGAGAGTGTGGGAGGACGCCCATTGGGGAGGCGGCCGCCAGCTTGAGCCCCTGCTTGGCCGCCGCAAGGAATCCCGGCGCCAAGGCTCCGCCGCCGTGCTGTGCCAAAGTTAGTGCGTTGATTCGAACGGCGCCGAGATGCCTCTGCGCCGTTCTGCTGTCGCCACTGGCAAAGCAATCCGGCATCAATCCCGGGGTTGCTATTTCCATTCCGAAGAGGTGTGGCCTCAAGAACAGGCCCGTTGGGAAGAAGTGTGGAA GGTATACCGTGCCATGA